cactatgcACGACTCTaatttattgcgcaataattTAATtggaacatgtatttgttagagGCTTAGAACGGGTTAGGGCATTTACGTCTCTACAAactgtggtgtaattgtgtacactGTACAGCATGACGAAAGAGTCGCGGGGCGACAACGTCATGGGTGTGCGTCGAGAGCGGGAGAGGGGAGAGTGACTTGAGAGAATACACTCTTCGGGAAAGCTCAATAAAAGTtatccacgttaacacgacagctggactcacgtgtgcttgacttgataacacgacacAAAACATTTTCTAGTTCTTCCAGAACCACTTAATTTAGTCGAGGTACCACAGTACTGTTTGAGTTAAATGTTTTTCCAGTTTGTCCTGTTTGAGGTTGCATTGTGTCAACCTTCCTCTTTATTTTGCATACTCATGCTTTACAATGGACGGCCAGGTAGTGGAGGATTTAgggcatcgacctcacagtgtggaggtcgtgggttcgatcctgtgtggaatttgtttGTTCTCTCCGTgactccgtgggttttctccgggtactccggtttcctcccacattccaaaaacatgcacggcaggccgattgaacacctGAAAATGTCCCAAGGTGGGAATGCGAGCGCAGATGGTTATTCGtatctgtgtgcactgcgatttgcTAGCAACCGGTTTTGGATGTCCCCccaaagcaggggtgtccaaactttttgccaagggggccagattttatgtggtaaaatgtcgggggggccgaccttggctgacattcttcgTACCTTGCCTGtaatcatgtcgtacatgtcagcgtctcttgtttggtaatgtcacttgacattataatctttaaaaacagccactgtctcttggcaaatgaggcagacacagttgttgcgtatttcagtgaagaaatagtccaatttccatccatccttgaatCGTCGTCCCTCGCAGTCAACTTTCCTTTTTCAGTAAACTGGGAGGTTAATatgaacacggagtgatgtcttgttaactcgtgagtgatgtctcgtagagtgctactgccctctagtgtctaaatgctattactcatttagtaaatgctattactcatttagccactagagggaagcagtactctatgaaacatcactcaccagtctacgagacctcagtcaatgcaacacgtgttccattgcgcccaacctgcgggccagacggcactgattttatgacaggggccgagggccggatgaaattcgaccgcgggctggatttggcccccgggccggactttggacatgcctgccccaaaggctcgaagacagctgggataagctccagcatgccctgcggcttttgtgaggttaaagcggatcaaaaagtggatggatggatgagtgctTTCCATTTTACAATCATGTGCTACTTGGTGTTGGTTGATCACGGAAAAATCTCCGGTATGAAAACTTTTTCAAGGCACCGCACGACATAGCCATGCGGGACATTCGGCTGTTCTTCATGACCGTTATCTCGTGTTCCAGGATGAGAGGAGCAAAGGTGGCGGTGGTAGGCGCGGGCGTGGTGGGCTTGTCCACGGCCGTGTGCATAGCCGAGACTCTCCCCGGCTGCTCGGTCACCCTGATGGCCGACAAATTCAGCCCAAGGACCACCAGCGACGGAGCGGCCGGGATCCTCTGTACGGAACAATATCCAGGTGGGCGGGAAAAACGCCGATATGCCGTAAAAACAACGGTCAGCACCATGTCACCGAGGCTGATGAATGTACGCAGTCGGAAGagattaaatgtattttttaaaaccaaaaatTCTTCAATAAATGGACATATACCACcaatcatttttcatcaaaaaaatttGCGAATCTGCTGTACATGTATATAATATTAAAGACATGTAATTATAAACACAAGGCAGCCAAATAAAATATAGCGATGCTTTGACTTACCGGTTTAATTGATTATGCAACCAATTGGAACTGAACTGATTTCAAAGCGATTTTCCCCATTGATCGGAAATGAAATGCCATTGTGTTGCAGCCCCCTCCAACTTATACATTTTGAGTCAAACCAGGATGAATTTTTTAGGTTGGTGATGATTTGAATAAAATTCTCCAATACAGAACTCGGTTCTATAGCATTTGTTTAACGAGAGAGAAAAATCAGCCAATTTTAAAAGAACTCAAATCGACCAGATGTCAAATTGGTACTCATGATACAGTTCGCCTCCTTTTGCACCTCAGCCGCCATCCCTCTTTGCACTAGATATTCCTTTGGAACGCCAAAGATGCTGGTTCCGCGACACCTTTGACCACCTACTGGCCATCGCGCAGTCCAGACACGCACCTGAGGCCGGAGTGCTGCTAAGCTCAgggtaacattcattcattcattcattcattcatcttccgagccgcttgatcctcactagggttgcggggggggggggggggtgctggagcctatcccagccgtcttcgggcagtaggcggggacaccctgaatcggttgccagccaatcgcagggcacacggaaaacgaacaaccatccgcactcacactcacaccaagggacaattcagagtgttcaatcagcctgccacgcatgtttttggaatgtgggaggaaaccggagcacccggagaaaacccacgcaggcccggggagaacatgcaaattccacacagggaggccggagctggaatcgaacccggtacctctgcactgtgaagccgacgtgctaaccactggactaccgggccgcccttcaggGTAACATGCAAGCGTAAAATGAAGTGAaagatttttctctctttttttttttttccacaactgAAAAGTTTCCATGTTTCTGAATAACATGGAAGCTTTTGCCAATATATCCCAAGGATCGGCAATTGTAGACGTACTGTATCGGATGTATTTTTCACTATGGTGAAATTGTCTCATTGAAGGGGCCCGGGGCACTGTCTGTCCTTTTGCGAGACTTACAGTTTTTAAGGTGTAATTGCAtgcaaagcattttaaaatgagacggaattcatattttattatatataaaaaaaaaatcaaaatcatatttttactttattcttagggcggcccggtagtccagtggttagcatgtcggcttcacagtgccgaggtaccgggttcgattccagctccggcctccctgtgtggagtttgcatgttctccccgggcctgcgtgggttttctccgggtgctccggtttcctcccacattccaaaaacatgcgtggcaggctgattgaacactctaaattgtccctaggtgtgagtgtgagtgcgaatggctgttcgtttctgtgtgccctgcgattggctggcaaccgattcagggtgtcccccgcctactgcccgaagacggctgggataggctccagcaccccccgcgaccctagtgaggatcaagcggctcggaagatgaatgaatgaatactttattcttctCTACTTCATCTACGAGTGGCCATTTAAACGTAGCCCTTGAGGACAACATGCTGACTGAGGTGATGTTGTTGCACGATGATGTCATCTTTTCTTCACCCCCACCCATATAGCGTTCAAATCTTCAGGGAGCCCCCTGCCAACAAGAGGCCCTACTGGTGGGACATCGTGTTTGGCTTTCGCTTCCTGAGCGAACGCGAGCTGCGCCGCTTTCCCGAGCACACGTTCGGCCAGGCCTTCACCACCATCAAGTGCGAATGTTCCAGCTACCTGCCCTGGCTGCAACACAAGTTTGTTTGGGTTTGAATTGTGGCTCAGACGGatatattccacaaacatgtgtgtttgcttcttttttcctatttcaaactttttttttggggggggggggttggctgtattttagtttttggAGGATTTCTGAGACCGATGGGTAGAAGAGACACAGAAAATTTGAtctttgttcaaatattttcacCGTTTTGCTGCTTTTCTTAGCTTTATGTCTTTAGGGGGCTgttagaagtttttttttaatcactttttttttcattttaatcaatTTTTTGCTTgcattgattttcatttttctggTCAGAACTCATTAATTttctcatcttccgagccgcttgatcctcacaagggtcgcgaggggtgctggagcctatcccagccgtcttcgggcagtaggcgggggacaccctgaatcggttgccagccaatcgcagggcacacagagacgaacaaccattcgcactcacactcacacctagggacaatttagagtgttcaatcagcctgccatgcatatttttggaatgtgggaggaaaccggagcacccggagaaaacccacgcaggcccggggagaacatgcaaactccacacagggaggccggagctggaatcgaacccggtacctctgcactgtgaagccgtcgtgctaaccactggactaccgggccgcccactcattaattttgatattttaaattattttctattttctaaGGACAGGGGCAATAGAAAATAGATAGGTGGCTGGTTTCCTCGTCGTTTGTGTCCAGGTTCACGAAAGCCGGCGGTAAACTGGTGGAGAAGAAAGTGTCCAGTCTTGAGGAGTTGAGCCCAGACTACCACGTCATTGTCAACTGCTCGGGCCTGGGCTCCAAGGAGCTGGTGGGAGACGTCGGGCTCGTCCCGGTCCGGGGCCAGGTCTTGAAGGTGGACGCCCCTTGGCTGAAGAACTTCGTCCGTCAAGAGGAGGGGAAGTCCTACATCTACCCCGGCTCCAGCTACGTCACTGTGGGCGGCACCCGACAGGAGGGAGATTGGCGCCTGGCGGTCGACCCCGGGGACACCGAGGCCATCTTGGAGCGCTGCACCAGGCTGGAGCCATCCCTGTGTCGGGGTAGGATGCTGGGGCAGTGGGTCGGGCTCAGGCCCTCCAGGAGGAATCCAAGGGTGGAGAGGGCGGGACAGCGGCTGGGCGGCGGCCGCGGGGCCCATGTGGTGCATAACTACGGCCACGGGGGCTACGGCGTCTCTTTGGCCTGGGGGACGGCCGTCGACGCCACCGGGTTGGTCAGGAGCTGCCTTCAAGAAATGCATCTACAAGCCAAACTGTGATCTCCCGATGCCATTGAACGCATCATCGCAGACGAATCAGTGGGGTTAAACGATTTAGATAATGTCATtgtgagttttaaaaaatattaattatgtagtttttttaagAGGTACCGCTACTCTTTTTCCGCATATTTTAAGAAACAAGCCATGAATTAATCAGTACTAcaatgttgttggtttttttccttctttctacctacattcttgctgctggaggctgtaaatttccccagtgtgggacaaataaacgatatcttatcttatcttatcttatcttacaataTCCGATTTATTATACatcattgttttggttgtatAAATTAGGCTTGTGAATTTGTATGAAAGAGAATAAGTTGATAACTTACTAAACACTTGGACTTTCAGTCTTAAAACGCGGTGGCAAACTAACGGAATTCTACCAAACAAGTGTGGTGTAAATATGAATCGGTAAGTCATAAATCAGATGACGAGAATGCCAACTAGTATGTGGCTCTCTCTTCAACTTCATGTATTGCATGAAACGACGAGATGTGGACTGCGATTTGTAAATTGCATTCTACTACACTCTTCTAATGTCGATTTGTATTCCATTGTTAACAGCTAAATAAAAACTCTGAATGTTGTCTTCTGTATGATCTAGTATCTATGGAGtacttttgaaaatgaatgcttAACAAGAATGACCGTTAGAAATATCACATGGCTTGCAGTGAAAATGTGCAGTCAAAgaaacaaagcttttttttattccacgtgcctggcacgcgcgcgcgcacacacacacacacacactctaaaaAAAGTCATGTACTGTACGTCACAAGATCAAGTCAATACTTTTCAATTTGAGGCACATGATAAGAAGGCTAACCCTATATTAAGAAACATATTTCCACAAAGAAcactggacatttttttttttacattcacctCAAGCCCTGAAAGTCACTCTCCAGTTCATATGTGTGGGCTGACCCACTctacagaagaagaaaaaaaaacgctaagAAGAAGAGTGTACAGTACCATGCAAAGGAGGATGATGAGGAAGAGTTTAGGGTGGGGTCAGGCTGTGGTGGTTACTGTTGTTGTCGGGGGGATCGCTGCTCTCGTAGCAGCCCGAGTCTCTCGGGGAGTTTCCCGTCAGGATATGGATGTCGGTCACAGAAACATTCTCCTCGGCCAAGCTGCTGCACTCTGGATCACTGCTGCCTGTAAAGGGACATGGACGTTACGTACAagaggtaagataagataagataagatatcctttattcgtcccacaatggggaaatttacagcctccagtatgtagaaagaagaaaggagaaagagaaaaaaaaaaacaaacatctttcaattaagtacaatatgaacacaaatggataaaaaatattattattattatgattgttatttaaaggttgtgtgcctttaagatcccttaaaaaaaaacaaaaaaaacgtattgtGTCATCTGAAACTACTCAAAAACATACAACGTCGTAATGAACCAACTAACCACCATACTCatcaactattaaaaaaaaacgtaacaaaTTGAACAACCATCtaataaaaaaatcaaccaagaaatgacagaaaaaaacaaacacgaccACCAGTAAACTAACCCAGCGGTCCCCaagcttttttgccccacggaccggtttaatgtcagacaatattttcagggaccggacTTTAAGATGtgatggataaatacaacaaaataatatgatctGACCTGAATCAAAACTGTCGTATTTTCGATACGTATTAATAATAAAcaagaatcatgacacgaggaacgtcctatcttgcccgcaacactctctggttgcTACGGTAACGCTtcaacgtgccttcaaaataagatacgccgcaaatacaaagtgcatgaaaaatacgactcaccagcGCAGCATTTGAATGTTCCACCGTCGAGTGTTGACGAGTCGTCCCCTTACCGTCGTAGTCATGCAGCAGCTGGACGGCAGTGAGCAGCACGGCTCTGTCCTGGGGGTCCGTGATGTGGAGCTCGTCcaggtcctcctcctccagcagccGGAAGGTGTCCAGGTCGTCGTAGCCGTTGAATAGGAAGGTGGGCAGGTGCTCCTGTCACAAGCGTTACAGTGATCAGGAAAATCTCGATGATGATGAAGGGTTGGTTGGGGACTCGTTCCGACTTACTTTGAGGTTGATACGCTCCAGAAGCTCGTCCACAGACTGCGGTTTGGGCTGCCGGGCCTTCCTGCGCCTGCGCTCGGTCTTCTTGGGCTTGGCCCGCTTGGTCTGCTCTGGATTGAGCACGTCGACGTAGATGAATTTGAAGGTGCCCACTTTGCCCCTCAGCATGCCCATCCACGTGCCCATCGGGGGCTTGCTGATCATGTCGATCACGTCGCCGCTCTGCATCAACACATCCCGGCCAGAatttcgtgattttttttccttcacctttGTGTCACGTGACTAACAAACTGACTGACAAACTTACGTTGGGTCATAAAATTAGCTCCTCATCAAAAAGCTGTGCGTGATCCAATTAACTAAGCAACCAATTAACCCAACAACGAATTATTTAACCAACCAGTCCACAACTGACTAAACCACTCCAACTAATTAATCGACTCACTCACAACTAACCCAGCAACTTTGTCGCATAATTATCAAACTTTCTGTGTCACATAAATGGCTAGCCGTCTTGCTTATTAATAAACGGTGTCGTATGTGCAATCCGGCTAACTAATCAACGCACTAAACAATCAATTAACTAACTAATAAAATGAccgacgggcggcccggtagtccagtggttagcacgtcggcctcacagtgcagaggtaccgggttcgattccagctccggcctccctgtgtggagtttgcatgttctccccgggcctgcgtgggttttctccgggtgctccggtttcctcccacattccaaaaatatgcatggcaggctgattgaacactctaaattgtccctaggtgtgagtgtgagtgcgaatggttgttcgtttctgtgtgccctacgattggctggcaaccgattcagggtgtcccccgcctcctgcccgaagacagctgggataggctcctgcaccccccgcgaccctagtgaggatcaagcggcttggaaggtgaatgaatgacCGACAGACTAACTTGCTAAAAGCCAGCTCCCCACTCGCTCACTAGCAACTCGACGAACAGACCAACTTTGTCACATAACTAACGTTTGTGCGATCTAGCCAACCAAGAGGTTTCgggtgaatttgttttttttttgttgtttgggtgTAATCACCTTGAGTTTGAGGGAGTCGGTGTCGTAGGGACTGGGTGTGAAATCTGTGTGGACGAGGGCGCGTCCGCAGAAGGGTCCCGAGTAAGGGAGCTCGTCCTCTTCGCCGTCCTCTGACTTGACGCTCTCTCGGTTGCTGTTGGACGAATCGGTGGTGCCCACCGTCTGACCGCCTGCTCACAGCCACACGACAGTGAGAGGAGAGGGggagtgggggctggggggcgcTCACCTTACATTTGACACACACAggccacagacacacacacgtactcATGGAACTCTGTCCGCTGAGTGAACTCCTCAGGCTTTCCACAGAACCTCCAGGCTTCAGCTTGACTTTGTCCAGAGAAGAGTTCAATTGAGGGGACTGGGGGCAGCTGGAGATGCCGCGATCCGGACTCGACTTTGTATGgatgacaaacaaaataaagcacGTTAACGTTGACCTTCGACCCGGAGTTCCTCTAACAGTCGACCCAACGTGAACCAGCAGTTTCTCAATTATTTGCAGTGTTTTGCTGTGTGTCCGTGTACCTGATCCGACACAAAGGCTTGGTGTCTCTTAGTGATGTGCTTCCTCATGGTCTCCGTGACAGACTTGACTTTCTTTCCCAGGGAGATGCGAGATATCTGAGGGGACCTCGCGCCGTCTTCGTCTTCGCCCTGAGATGATCAAAGTCAAGCCAAGTTTATTGAACAAAGATTTGCTCTATTGTTGTACACTCGCATCATATTCGAGGACGTACGGTGTGTTGGGTTGCATGCACCGAGCGATTGGTGACGTCAAATCCTCCGAAACTGCAAGCTCTCTGTGATACaagcataaataaatacagaataataataaaaatcaacattaaCACCGACCAGCGAAATGAAACAAATGCTTATGTCATCATGTTAAGTAACTCAACCACTAAGAGCAAACTTTAAGGCATCCTTTAAGCCaggtatgtccaaagtccggcccgcgggccaaatccggcccgcggtcgaatttcatccggccctcggcccctgtcataaaatcagtggcgtctggcccgcaggttgggcgcaatggaacacgtgttgcattgactgaggtctcgtagactggtgagtgatgtttcatagagtactgcttccctctagtggctaaatgagtaatagcattcactaaatgagtaatagcatttagacactagagggcatcactcacgagttaacaagacatcactctgtgtttatattgactgatatgtcatatttcaaatgatccttgcagttgtggatatgtgtattgcttgttcatttccctgttgttcgagtcaaaggttttgtgagtattgaaaagtcacggtgatacattttatgtttcaaatcaatcaatttgcactcaggagacttctgtttaagaaaaagtcaagtgaataagcagttgcatgtgatatacctgtttcaaatgaaccaaaagaaattcttaagattgttgaaattagaataaaaatggaaatgtgaaacggactggcttactaaaatttgctgaacaatattgttgttcaatgtaaagaatgtcagccaaggtcggccccctgacattttaccacataaaatctggcccccttgcctaaaactttggacacccctgctttaagctATCTATCCATTTTGGATGATAGTGGATTTCACAATCCACTTTTTCAGTTCgtctgctttgtttttctgctaATCAGGTGATCAACCAAGGTTTTATTCCTATATCAAGCTATAATGTCGCTAACGGGAAAACAAATAATGGTGAGTCATTCTGCTAACTGAGAAATAAATGACTTACCCCGTGGTGGCTGAGGAGGCGATGTCGGAGCCCCCCGTCTGTCACCGATCGAGCCATCTTTGCCTCGTTGCCCCGGTGGTGGTTTTCGTCCAATACGACGTTGCTCGACTGTTCTTCCTCGGGCGCGTCCCGACGTGGGGAGCTGCCGCATGGAGGGCTGCGTTCGGGGGCCTCTGACATGGCCAAGCTGCCAGAAGAGCACGACGTGGTAACGTTGTCCTCACCGTAGTCCAGCTGATCCCGCAGGGCAGACGCCAGCGAGTCCACGGGACAAATGCTTGGCTGACAAGACTCTGTGGATCATCATATAACAATATCAAGGAAaagctcatgtttttttttctacagtatacagtacatactgacTATAACAAGCCAATATTAAATATGATTTGCTTTATGCTGGATGTGTGTGAAGTACCTTCGACACCGGTCTTCCTGGTCTGGTCGATCCTGATGAGTTTATTCTTCACCTTGCGTGTGGAGTTCACCAGCTTGTGAAGCCTTCTGAATGTCAGCCACTCGTCTTGTTCCGCGTCGGACAGCTCACGCAGCTGCtacagacaaacaaaacaaaaaaataataataatttctcaACAACGCACTGTTTGTACCATGCTAACTAACTCTGGCTGACAACCCAGTGTGAGGAATGCTTCTGCTAGCTAGCTCACTAACTAACCCACTTACCAACTAACTAACTGTCAACCAACAAacgaataaaatataaaatacaaatacatatatatatataaaatacaatatataaaatacaaataaaaatgccaGCTAACAGCTGTTAGTTAGCCTGTTTGTCATCAGgctaactaaataactaaccAAGCGGCTAGCAAACTCAGTGGCTAACAAGCTAACTGTGCTATTGCGCTAACAAAATTAACTGGATGACAAAAAGCGTGTAATCCTTCGAATGAACAAACTAACGAAGTAACTAACTgcataaaatatgtgtgtggtGGGCATGACTGGCTGCTGTTGGAATGTGGCGCACAAAAACAGGGTGACACCACTGTGGCATTGAGCTTAGAGGGGGCTCAAAAGGGGGACCGGGTCCACAAAGGGACAGCAACGGGGGGCAGTGATGATGAGACATCTTCCTATGTCAAGTATTTCAAAGTACACGGCATTTTATCATGTTGGTAAACATCCGAAGagacaaattgtgtgtgtgtgggggggtcggggggggggggggggtacgataAGTAAAATATGAGATATGATAAGAGCACATATTTTCCAAGGAGGCAAGCATTTTTCTCCATATTTAAAACAGCAATTTTGTCATCTGGTGAGAAGGTGCGTGCTCCtctgcggcccccccccccatttaaatTGCCCATCCCCGGCCCAGATCTCCATCAGAGTGAAACAGATAGTTGGATGCTTGAAATACTTACGCTATCGCTGAAAGATTCGTCGGCAGAATGACAAACATCTGTGCACTCGGACGGCTCCAAGCCGCACTTCTGTTGCTTCTGCATCTCAAACTCCTTCAACTGCATCCACAAAATCAGAAATATTTTGTTCCGGACGCATGTTGGGCTTGGACTATTTACgctgtgtttattttgtgttctGTAATATGTTACCCGGGCCAGCGCTTCCTCGATGGAGATCATGTTCTCCTTGACCATCATCATCAGCTGGATGCGCTCTTCATCGCTCATGGTGATTTCACTGGCCACAAAGCCCACTAAATCACCTGGcaggtacacacacgcacatttttttttaaccagtcaATATTGCGAATATAATATCACTGCAACGTTTCATCTTCCATGAAAAATCATGTGGACTGCACTTCTTCAGCACGGAACCTATTTGTTACCTTTTGCAAGGTGGCGAGCGGAAGCTCCTTTGGGTGTCTTTCTGAAAGTGCTCCAAAAGGATTTGGTCCTTCTCTTGCCGTCGTCCGAAGGACTGGACTTGTGCATGGGaaacctgcgcacacacacacacacacacacacaaatccagtTCAAATGTCTTTCTTGAACAGGTCAAATATAAGTAAAAGATACCTCTTCTCCACATTTATTCTCTTCATCCCTTCAGTGGTCTCTTTGTCGGCCACCGGGCAACAAAATGGTGCCGTCGTGACGATGATCAAagatgcccccccaaaaaaagtttttttttttgtttaaatcagaGGCTCCAGTCACGCTCCATGGATGAACACATGAGCTCGCTTGGGAAACAAAAGAGGCTTTGGCCCCCTTTTGGAGTGGACGTTTTGCAGCAGTGACAGTTTTCATGTGGAGCCTGCATTCCTCTCGCAACTCCCGCCCTCCCGCACGCACCCACTTTACTGGAAATAGCTATGTCGGAATGGAAGGGAAATCGGCACTAATGGGCTAAACTAATCAGTGACTTCAGGAGCGAAATGCTCACGGCGGAGTGTGCGACAAAAATAATCAGCTTTGTTGAACTTGTTGGTGTCTTAGcacgacacttttttttttaggttgttaTTTACCTGACGTGTTTCGATTGTGTGTGACTCGTCTTTATTGGCTGATGTGCAATGAAGGCGTGACAGGCTCCTGCTGTCCGTTCGGTCCCTACGGGATGCCGCTCCAGGTGCTCAAGAGCACGTCTGCGCCCTCGTCCCTCTCGATGATCCTGTGGCCCCGCCTCCTGACCTCAATAACCTCCCGAATCCAACACTGGGCTTTTATTCTCTTCGATGCGGATGACTTTTCCTGATCCGTAATGTGGTTTTCCTTTTTGTAGTGATCGGTGACGACTCTCTTATCTCATTAAATATCAGCTGATAAAAGATGAGTCACGCATGAAAGACTTCCGCCGAAACATGTCGGGTAAATGAAaagtgacaacaacaaaaaaaagaagaattatGAATAGGAGACAGAATGACATTTATTCCGTTAAtctgttttgttcatgtaaaaaaataatttaaataaaataaaaaaataaaagacttgagaaaaatgtatactatttatgtgtttaaaaaattGATTACCGCAttattattctcttttttttcatcagggaAGCTGAATAATTtcgatttattaaaaataaacaaataaaaataaaggagaCTTCTTCTTGAGTCACTGGATGTTTAGAAAGCGACATCCTTTTTGCGTGCTTCAATCCTAATCATCCTGTGACTCATCAACAGGGGAAACAAAGGCAGGAAAGACAAAGCCAAGCTTGGAATGACcagcacgcacgcgcacacacacacacacacacacacacacacacacacacacacacacacacacacacgagtgtcTCAAGGGCAGCGGGAAGTGGCGCATCTGCACACGGATGAATGGCGCACATGACGAATGGACATCTTCACAACCGGTTTGACACGCAGATGGAGCAATTGTTTTCAGCTTTTAACACAGAACAAATTAAAACTGTCCCTAGTAGTGGAtcgcgttcattcattcattcatcttccgagccgcttgatcctcactagggtcgcggggggtgctggagcctatcccagctgtctccgggcagtaggcgggggacaccctgaatcggttgccagccaatcgcagggcacacagagacgaacaaccatt
This sequence is a window from Hippocampus zosterae strain Florida chromosome 14, ASM2543408v3, whole genome shotgun sequence. Protein-coding genes within it:
- the ddo gene encoding D-aspartate oxidase isoform X1, with translation MRDIRLFFMTVISCSRMRGAKVAVVGAGVVGLSTAVCIAETLPGCSVTLMADKFSPRTTSDGAAGILCTEQYPDIPLERQRCWFRDTFDHLLAIAQSRHAPEAGVLLSSGVQIFREPPANKRPYWWDIVFGFRFLSERELRRFPEHTFGQAFTTIKCECSSYLPWLQHKFTKAGGKLVEKKVSSLEELSPDYHVIVNCSGLGSKELVGDVGLVPVRGQVLKVDAPWLKNFVRQEEGKSYIYPGSSYVTVGGTRQEGDWRLAVDPGDTEAILERCTRLEPSLCRGRMLGQWVGLRPSRRNPRVERAGQRLGGGRGAHVVHNYGHGGYGVSLAWGTAVDATGLVRSCLQEMHLQAKL
- the ddo gene encoding D-aspartate oxidase isoform X2; the encoded protein is MRGAKVAVVGAGVVGLSTAVCIAETLPGCSVTLMADKFSPRTTSDGAAGILCTEQYPDIPLERQRCWFRDTFDHLLAIAQSRHAPEAGVLLSSGVQIFREPPANKRPYWWDIVFGFRFLSERELRRFPEHTFGQAFTTIKCECSSYLPWLQHKFTKAGGKLVEKKVSSLEELSPDYHVIVNCSGLGSKELVGDVGLVPVRGQVLKVDAPWLKNFVRQEEGKSYIYPGSSYVTVGGTRQEGDWRLAVDPGDTEAILERCTRLEPSLCRGRMLGQWVGLRPSRRNPRVERAGQRLGGGRGAHVVHNYGHGGYGVSLAWGTAVDATGLVRSCLQEMHLQAKL